From Aristaeella lactis, the proteins below share one genomic window:
- a CDS encoding CPBP family intramembrane glutamic endopeptidase produces the protein MNINSSRYQDSCGFSDDDNDAAPEKRSRQWVGILIALGLSVLFFFLVFYGPRQTVLNAFLYNCTLRIIFGLAVLRIARKLYGRLVPEILSSRENGPALITGAGAVLYTLYHLFCVFALLSAPGASFSGLTSELIFIDLFLLQITTGFYEELCYRLLVCEGYFHGPRTLRRKLLYALISFGIFGALHLCTSLSFATFLYTGAVGFAFAVIYLNTRNIVIPMFLHFILDVFIHLQNYVPADGTLFITSDTCLTIMVLLMIFISLVMLIRPVRLSRKE, from the coding sequence TTGAATATCAATAGCAGCCGATATCAGGACTCTTGCGGGTTTTCCGATGATGATAACGATGCGGCGCCTGAAAAGCGCAGCAGGCAGTGGGTTGGTATCCTGATCGCGCTCGGTCTCTCAGTGCTGTTTTTTTTCCTCGTATTTTACGGTCCCCGGCAGACAGTCCTCAACGCGTTCCTGTACAACTGCACCTTGCGGATCATCTTTGGTCTCGCCGTCCTGCGGATTGCCCGGAAGCTTTACGGCAGGCTGGTCCCGGAAATACTCAGTTCACGCGAAAACGGTCCCGCGTTGATTACAGGCGCCGGTGCGGTTTTGTATACTTTGTATCATCTGTTCTGTGTTTTCGCGCTTCTCTCGGCTCCCGGAGCTTCCTTTTCCGGTTTGACCAGCGAATTGATCTTTATCGATCTATTCCTGCTGCAGATCACCACCGGGTTCTATGAGGAACTGTGCTATCGTCTTCTCGTTTGTGAAGGATATTTCCACGGTCCGCGGACTCTCCGCCGGAAACTCCTTTACGCGCTTATCAGCTTTGGCATTTTCGGTGCGCTTCATCTCTGCACCAGTCTCAGTTTCGCCACGTTCCTTTATACAGGCGCTGTCGGTTTTGCCTTTGCCGTCATCTATCTCAACACACGCAACATCGTGATCCCCATGTTCCTGCATTTTATCCTCGATGTTTTCATTCATCTTCAAAACTACGTGCCTGCGGATGGAACACTCTTTATCACCTCTGATACATGCCTGACCATCATGGTCCTCCTGATGATTTTCATTTCCCTGGTGATGCTGATCCGTCCGGTCAGGCTGTCCCGCAAAGAATAA
- a CDS encoding DUF4054 domain-containing protein: MTAEEFTDFYPQFTGFSPVVVLTEYIRRANGQFSSFTPEDAEEARRLYTAHQLTLYARSAPPEGIPPIRAVLASAGQAPQRITGKKVGEVSVTYATAASPASGSGLAEPADLRETAFGLQLLAILRRYRRSLYVP; this comes from the coding sequence GTGACCGCTGAAGAGTTTACCGATTTCTATCCACAGTTTACCGGCTTCTCGCCTGTTGTTGTGCTGACGGAATACATCCGCCGGGCCAACGGGCAGTTTTCCTCCTTTACTCCGGAGGACGCGGAGGAAGCCCGACGGCTTTATACGGCGCATCAGCTGACCCTGTATGCCCGTTCCGCGCCTCCGGAAGGTATACCGCCCATCAGGGCGGTACTGGCTTCCGCCGGGCAGGCCCCGCAGCGGATTACGGGTAAAAAAGTCGGGGAGGTGTCGGTTACTTACGCAACCGCCGCCTCCCCGGCATCCGGTTCCGGCCTGGCTGAACCGGCGGATTTACGGGAAACCGCGTTCGGGCTTCAGCTGCTGGCCATTCTGCGGCGGTACAGGAGAAGCCTGTATGTACCCTGA
- a CDS encoding DUF2184 domain-containing protein codes for MNHAFRIDPRRLAVNDSYTFLMKELEKVDNEILEPLSGTDWPRDMPVITGGGLLESIASVDVSYASTGGDDDNLFFEAANDIPVIQADMSKQVARTFNFAEYMSFSTMEKEKMIQVGRDPETFLNKGIRLHCDKLIDRNVYTGFVKVSSTGLCNNPAVTRASAAAHTPGGTDTSWATKTADEILADINRTISALWRDNDCSSDALPNHILIPVEQFGQLVTRKVSDDSERSILTYVLENNLTVQQGGELTIAPCKWCSGIGSDGSDRMVVYMNRVDRICFNLTQPLRRMDTEYAEMRIKIPYIAQFSEVRFLYPSTVRYLDGI; via the coding sequence ATGAATCATGCTTTCAGGATCGATCCCCGCCGCCTGGCGGTGAACGATTCCTATACCTTCCTCATGAAAGAACTGGAGAAGGTGGATAATGAAATCCTGGAGCCGCTTTCCGGTACGGACTGGCCGAGGGATATGCCGGTCATTACCGGCGGCGGACTGCTGGAATCCATCGCTTCCGTGGATGTATCCTACGCTTCCACCGGCGGGGATGACGACAACCTCTTCTTTGAGGCGGCCAATGATATTCCGGTCATCCAGGCGGATATGTCCAAACAGGTGGCCCGCACCTTCAATTTCGCGGAATATATGTCCTTCTCCACCATGGAAAAGGAGAAGATGATCCAGGTGGGCCGGGATCCGGAAACCTTCCTGAACAAAGGAATCCGGCTGCACTGCGACAAGCTGATCGACCGGAATGTTTACACCGGTTTTGTGAAGGTATCCTCCACAGGCCTGTGCAACAATCCGGCGGTGACCCGGGCTTCCGCGGCTGCCCATACCCCGGGCGGAACGGACACCTCCTGGGCGACAAAGACCGCGGATGAGATCCTGGCGGATATCAACCGGACTATTTCCGCTCTCTGGCGGGACAATGACTGTTCCAGCGATGCCCTGCCGAACCATATCCTGATCCCTGTGGAGCAGTTCGGCCAGCTGGTAACCCGCAAGGTTTCGGACGACTCCGAACGGTCCATCCTCACCTATGTACTGGAGAACAACCTGACAGTTCAGCAGGGCGGGGAACTGACAATCGCCCCATGCAAATGGTGCTCCGGTATCGGCAGTGACGGCAGCGACCGGATGGTGGTCTATATGAACCGGGTGGACCGGATCTGTTTCAACCTGACCCAGCCCCTGCGCCGTATGGATACGGAATATGCCGAGATGCGCATTAAGATTCCGTATATCGCCCAGTTCTCCGAGGTCCGGTTTCTGTACCCCAGTACGGTTCGGTATCTGGACGGAATATAA
- a CDS encoding structural cement protein Gp24: MGKVQKGFRSGSPGAVSRSVDDIVISVKNAGNTDIPFGAPVFMGSGGAVPFNTANPQEFTDFLGFAVRVADKTPETYPRDQSGEPQAGVWKAGDVMEVLVRGGIAVSLSNSGNNGGAVYIRKSDGGLTGAAGTAGSTMMLENVRIRNKQGSGETVSEVTVNARNNI, translated from the coding sequence GTGGGTAAGGTACAGAAAGGTTTCAGAAGCGGCAGTCCCGGAGCGGTTTCCCGCTCCGTGGATGACATTGTGATCTCTGTCAAAAATGCCGGGAATACGGATATTCCCTTCGGCGCTCCTGTATTTATGGGCTCCGGCGGAGCTGTGCCCTTCAACACTGCCAATCCGCAGGAATTCACGGATTTCCTGGGATTTGCGGTCCGGGTGGCGGACAAGACGCCGGAAACTTATCCCCGGGATCAGTCCGGCGAGCCCCAGGCAGGCGTGTGGAAGGCCGGGGATGTGATGGAGGTGCTGGTCCGCGGAGGGATTGCTGTATCGCTGAGTAATTCGGGCAATAACGGCGGGGCAGTGTATATCCGCAAGAGTGACGGCGGCCTGACCGGAGCGGCCGGAACAGCAGGTTCAACGATGATGCTGGAAAATGTCCGGATCCGGAATAAGCAGGGCAGCGGAGAAACTGTATCGGAAGTCACCGTAAACGCGCGCAATAATATCTGA
- a CDS encoding DUF2213 domain-containing protein gives MHYYGTRLSENISKREPEGYLLCLNVPVARTGTQEYLPEELGITNEQLTMNNEQFHAEAGGGPIRVFRPEEEVFSPETIASFEGMPVTNDHPPEGVDIGNIRALQKGHVHNVRRGSGEESDLLLADLIITDPKLIHLILEEGKREISCGYTYELCEENGRYLQRKIRGNHVAVVDAGRAGPRVSIKDYNKPAIERRNKIMKKSLSKVLARMAKDGDVETVAEIIEEMLDPAENAEAETAPEPEIVEEEQTETEETKNIIIDENSFAGILERLDRILALLEPAAADEAVPEEASEVIGEALENAAEEALDPMTSEISEVMEEILDPVASAIIEAENQEEAGLPETLQTGDALRAALKAVRPLLVRMPKGTQRKIAGDIAANLRRAGGRKTADSDIYGVLSSACQRTAPVSADLGRRIMEKRNAAMRGKEANHRG, from the coding sequence ATGCACTATTACGGGACGCGGTTGTCTGAAAACATATCCAAAAGGGAACCCGAGGGTTATCTTCTGTGCCTGAATGTGCCGGTGGCCCGGACAGGTACGCAGGAATACCTTCCGGAGGAGCTGGGGATCACCAATGAACAATTAACAATGAACAATGAACAATTTCATGCTGAAGCAGGGGGCGGCCCGATCAGGGTGTTTCGACCAGAAGAAGAGGTGTTTTCTCCGGAAACCATTGCTTCCTTTGAGGGAATGCCGGTTACCAACGATCATCCGCCGGAAGGGGTGGATATCGGGAATATCCGGGCCCTGCAGAAAGGGCATGTTCACAATGTCCGCCGGGGAAGCGGAGAAGAATCGGACCTGCTCCTGGCGGACCTGATCATTACCGATCCCAAACTGATCCACCTGATCCTGGAGGAAGGCAAACGGGAAATCTCCTGCGGCTATACCTATGAGCTGTGTGAGGAGAACGGACGGTACCTCCAGCGAAAAATCCGCGGGAACCACGTGGCGGTTGTCGACGCCGGACGCGCCGGTCCCCGCGTTTCTATAAAAGACTACAACAAACCAGCGATCGAAAGGAGAAACAAGATCATGAAGAAGTCCCTGTCCAAAGTTCTGGCCCGTATGGCCAAAGACGGCGACGTGGAAACCGTCGCGGAGATCATTGAGGAAATGCTGGATCCCGCTGAAAACGCGGAAGCTGAAACGGCTCCTGAACCGGAGATCGTGGAAGAGGAGCAGACGGAAACCGAAGAAACGAAGAACATCATTATTGATGAAAACAGTTTCGCGGGCATCCTGGAACGCCTGGACCGCATCCTTGCCCTGCTGGAGCCGGCCGCGGCGGATGAAGCGGTTCCGGAGGAAGCATCAGAAGTGATTGGTGAAGCACTGGAGAATGCCGCGGAAGAAGCGCTGGATCCGATGACAAGCGAGATCTCCGAGGTGATGGAGGAGATCCTGGATCCGGTGGCTTCCGCCATTATTGAGGCGGAAAACCAGGAGGAAGCCGGGCTTCCGGAGACACTGCAGACCGGAGACGCGCTGCGCGCTGCCCTGAAAGCCGTGCGGCCTCTGCTTGTCCGGATGCCTAAGGGAACGCAGCGTAAGATCGCCGGTGATATCGCCGCAAACCTGCGCCGCGCCGGGGGCAGAAAGACGGCTGATTCTGACATCTACGGGGTTCTGTCTTCCGCCTGCCAGCGGACAGCGCCTGTTTCCGCCGACCTGGGAAGGCGCATTATGGAAAAACGCAACGCAGCCATGAGGGGAAAGGAAGCGAATCATCGTGGGTAA
- a CDS encoding putative polysaccharide biosynthesis protein — translation MTERQRSLIGGISVLGIAGIICKVVGVLFRIPLSHIIGTKGLGLFQQVMPSYNLLLAITSAGIPVAISRMVSHYVTIGEPGNARKVFKTAFKLLTVLGIVSTIILLLCSRLIATLVKTPEGYLSYMCIAPSLFFVCVMSAYRGYMQGMRRMMPTAISQLIEQVGKVAVALPLASIGFARGGEETGWILGSAGALLGTSLAECAAMLYMLIQGRLFKNPPAKPDEKTVSGRDLAKRIVRIAIPISLGACIVPLSSVIDSGMLKGLMMDSGLSDAISLSRYGVYSGIVITMINVPTAIAMAMSTNLVPAVASGLARKDMKYVAREAGIGLRVASVVGFPCSIGMSLLAKPIVFLLYGSNPRFSAEELMLAGNLLEFSAMTIILFTMVQATSGILQGAGKQKIPMLTLLAGVVCKIVLNIILVSNRNISIHGAPVASLVCYTVSMIPNLYYSCKYTGCRFSIPNVILRPLGAAAVMGGVVWFIYQFMFGGEQCLSAGFTKRLLLVAVCIAVGVIVYIAAAFLLKAIDPNDLPARFRRKKKS, via the coding sequence ATGACAGAAAGACAACGCAGCCTCATCGGCGGCATCTCCGTACTCGGCATAGCCGGCATCATCTGTAAGGTCGTCGGCGTACTGTTCCGGATCCCGCTGTCCCATATCATCGGCACAAAAGGCCTCGGTCTGTTCCAGCAGGTCATGCCCTCCTATAATCTTCTCCTGGCAATCACTTCCGCAGGTATTCCCGTCGCCATTTCCCGCATGGTTTCCCACTATGTCACCATCGGGGAGCCGGGCAATGCCCGCAAGGTATTCAAGACGGCTTTCAAGCTGCTCACAGTACTGGGCATCGTTTCCACCATCATCCTGCTGCTCTGTTCCCGTTTAATCGCAACACTGGTCAAGACCCCTGAAGGCTACCTCAGCTATATGTGTATCGCCCCGTCCCTGTTCTTCGTCTGCGTCATGAGCGCCTACCGGGGCTACATGCAGGGAATGCGCCGCATGATGCCCACCGCCATAAGCCAGCTGATTGAACAGGTCGGTAAGGTGGCTGTTGCCCTGCCCCTGGCTTCCATCGGCTTCGCCCGGGGCGGAGAGGAAACAGGCTGGATTCTGGGCAGCGCCGGCGCCCTGTTGGGTACCTCTCTGGCAGAATGCGCTGCCATGCTGTACATGCTCATTCAGGGGCGGCTGTTTAAGAATCCGCCTGCAAAGCCGGATGAAAAAACCGTTTCCGGCAGGGATCTGGCAAAGCGCATCGTCCGTATTGCCATCCCGATCTCTTTAGGTGCCTGCATCGTCCCGCTGTCTTCTGTCATTGACTCCGGAATGCTCAAAGGTTTGATGATGGATTCCGGTCTCTCCGACGCAATCTCTCTTTCCCGTTACGGCGTTTACAGCGGTATTGTCATCACAATGATCAATGTTCCTACGGCCATCGCTATGGCCATGTCCACCAATCTGGTGCCTGCTGTTGCCTCCGGCCTGGCCCGGAAGGATATGAAATATGTCGCCCGGGAAGCCGGTATCGGCCTTCGGGTCGCCTCGGTTGTCGGTTTTCCCTGCTCCATCGGCATGAGCCTGCTGGCTAAGCCCATCGTCTTTCTCCTCTATGGCAGCAATCCCAGGTTCTCAGCGGAAGAACTGATGCTGGCCGGTAATCTGCTGGAGTTCTCCGCCATGACCATTATCCTGTTTACCATGGTACAGGCAACCTCCGGTATCCTGCAGGGAGCCGGAAAGCAGAAAATCCCGATGCTGACCCTGCTTGCGGGCGTTGTCTGTAAGATCGTTCTGAACATAATCCTGGTCAGCAACCGGAACATCAGCATTCACGGGGCGCCTGTCGCGTCTCTGGTCTGCTACACCGTATCCATGATTCCAAACCTGTATTATTCCTGTAAATATACCGGCTGCAGGTTCTCTATCCCCAATGTGATTCTCCGTCCGCTGGGTGCTGCCGCAGTGATGGGCGGTGTCGTCTGGTTTATCTACCAGTTCATGTTCGGCGGTGAACAATGCCTGTCCGCCGGTTTCACAAAGCGCCTGCTGTTGGTTGCGGTCTGCATTGCAGTCGGCGTCATTGTCTATATTGCCGCCGCGTTCCTGCTGAAAGCCATTGATCCCAATGACCTGCCCGCCCGCTTCCGCAGGAAGAAAAAGAGCTGA